A stretch of Anaeromyxobacter dehalogenans 2CP-1 DNA encodes these proteins:
- a CDS encoding TetR/AcrR family transcriptional regulator — MSRARTRPAPSAGAAGRAEPEKRRAILHAAVRVFAERGYHGCRIADVARAAEVAYGLVYHYFRNKDELLESVFAEQWTIFMNALAAIDAGPGSAEEKVAGIFSFVFDVYKTAPAAVRVLILEVTRTPQGLRAGSTRETFEKAVELVAGVVRQGQARGELRADADPVICAAGLLGALELAVSAMVVGIVPAGSEAEIDRVKQQAVDNALSGLRRR, encoded by the coding sequence GTGAGCCGAGCGAGAACGCGGCCGGCGCCCTCCGCGGGCGCGGCCGGCCGGGCCGAGCCCGAGAAGCGTCGCGCCATCCTGCACGCCGCCGTCCGCGTCTTCGCGGAGCGCGGGTACCACGGCTGCCGCATCGCCGACGTGGCCCGCGCCGCCGAGGTCGCCTACGGGCTCGTCTACCATTACTTCCGGAACAAGGACGAGCTGCTGGAGAGCGTGTTCGCCGAGCAGTGGACCATCTTCATGAACGCGCTCGCGGCCATCGACGCCGGCCCGGGGAGCGCGGAGGAGAAGGTCGCCGGCATCTTCTCGTTCGTGTTCGACGTGTACAAGACCGCGCCCGCCGCGGTGCGGGTGCTGATCCTGGAGGTCACGCGCACGCCCCAGGGCCTCCGCGCCGGCTCGACGCGCGAGACGTTCGAGAAGGCGGTGGAGCTGGTCGCGGGCGTGGTGCGCCAGGGGCAGGCGCGCGGCGAGCTGCGCGCCGACGCCGACCCGGTCATCTGCGCGGCGGGGCTGCTCGGCGCGCTCGAGCTGGCGGTGTCGGCGATGGTGGTCGGGATCGTGCCCGCCGGCAGCGAGGCCGAGATCGACCGGGTCAAGCAGCAGGCCGTGGACAACGCGCTGTCCGGGCTGCGGCGGCGGTAG
- the serA gene encoding phosphoglycerate dehydrogenase translates to MAARVLVSDDLSPEAVAVLKQAGLEVDVKVGLKPDALEAIIGDYDALAVRSATKVTAKLLEKASRLRVIGRAGVGVDNVDLDAATRRGVVVMNTPGGSSVTVAELALAMILALSRHVPAATASVKAGKWEKKRFQGHELAGKTLGVVGIGNIGSVLVDRALAMKMRVVAYDPFISAEAAAKLGVERVELDALWAQADVVSLHVPLTEQTRNLVDAKVLARMKKGALLVNCARGGIVDERALADALASGHLGGAALDVFEQEPPPADHPLLGLDGFVATPHIGASTEEAQSAVAVAVAEQLAAYLNHGVVKNAVNVPGLPREIMDQIAPFLPLCEKLGSLAAQLAPQGPSEVTVEVAGELAAAPIRPLAARTLAAFLRHHLETPVNDVSAPAVAKERGIAVREVRSAEPHDYASLVTVTVRGQGGEAHVAGTVYGKREARLVRVDGFRLEAVPEGHVILCENDDAPGVVGNLGTALGAAGVNIARISLSRLDDHSRAFAFLNVDSAPAPGVLEQVRRLPHVRTVRSIHL, encoded by the coding sequence ATGGCAGCCCGTGTCCTCGTGTCCGATGACCTTTCCCCGGAGGCCGTGGCCGTGTTGAAGCAGGCCGGCCTCGAGGTGGACGTGAAGGTCGGCCTCAAGCCCGACGCGCTCGAGGCCATCATCGGCGACTACGACGCGCTCGCGGTGCGCAGCGCCACCAAGGTGACCGCGAAGCTGCTGGAGAAGGCCTCGCGGCTCCGCGTGATCGGCCGCGCCGGGGTCGGCGTGGACAACGTCGACCTCGATGCCGCGACCCGCCGCGGCGTGGTGGTGATGAACACGCCGGGCGGCTCGTCGGTCACGGTCGCCGAGCTCGCGCTCGCGATGATCCTGGCGCTCTCCCGCCACGTGCCGGCCGCCACCGCCAGCGTGAAGGCGGGCAAGTGGGAGAAGAAGCGCTTCCAGGGGCACGAGCTCGCCGGCAAGACGCTGGGCGTGGTCGGCATCGGCAACATCGGGTCGGTGCTGGTGGACCGCGCGCTCGCCATGAAGATGCGCGTGGTCGCCTACGACCCGTTCATCTCCGCCGAGGCCGCGGCCAAGCTGGGGGTCGAGCGCGTCGAGCTGGACGCGCTCTGGGCCCAGGCCGACGTCGTCTCGCTGCACGTCCCGCTCACCGAGCAGACCCGCAACCTGGTGGACGCGAAGGTGCTCGCCCGCATGAAGAAGGGCGCGCTCCTGGTGAACTGCGCCCGCGGGGGGATCGTGGACGAGCGGGCGCTCGCGGACGCGCTCGCGTCCGGGCACCTGGGCGGCGCCGCGCTGGACGTGTTCGAGCAGGAGCCGCCCCCGGCCGATCACCCGCTGCTCGGGCTGGACGGGTTCGTCGCCACGCCGCACATCGGCGCCTCCACCGAGGAGGCGCAGTCGGCGGTGGCGGTCGCGGTGGCGGAGCAGCTCGCCGCGTACCTGAACCACGGCGTGGTGAAGAACGCGGTGAACGTGCCGGGGCTGCCGCGGGAGATCATGGACCAGATCGCGCCGTTCCTGCCGCTCTGCGAGAAGCTCGGGTCGCTCGCGGCGCAGCTCGCGCCGCAGGGGCCGAGCGAGGTCACCGTCGAGGTGGCCGGAGAGCTGGCCGCCGCGCCGATCCGCCCGCTCGCCGCGCGCACGCTGGCGGCCTTTCTGCGCCACCACCTCGAGACGCCGGTGAACGACGTGAGCGCCCCGGCGGTCGCGAAGGAGCGCGGGATCGCGGTGCGCGAGGTCCGCTCCGCCGAGCCGCACGACTACGCCAGCCTGGTCACGGTGACCGTGCGCGGGCAGGGCGGGGAGGCGCACGTCGCGGGCACCGTGTACGGCAAGCGCGAGGCCCGCCTCGTGCGCGTGGACGGGTTCCGCCTGGAGGCGGTGCCGGAGGGCCACGTCATCCTGTGCGAGAACGACGACGCGCCCGGCGTGGTCGGCAACCTCGGCACGGCGCTCGGCGCGGCCGGCGTGAACATCGCGCGCATCTCGCTGTCGCGGCTCGACGACCACTCTCGCGCGTTCGCCTTCCTGAACGTGGACTCGGCGCCCGCGCCCGGGGTCCTCGAGCAGGTGCGCAGGCTTCCGCACGTCCGGACG